From Oxyura jamaicensis isolate SHBP4307 breed ruddy duck chromosome 19, BPBGC_Ojam_1.0, whole genome shotgun sequence, the proteins below share one genomic window:
- the AATF gene encoding protein AATF isoform X2 — protein sequence MAAPLAQQLEELLNPRPSLRDPEDDAEEATVAKVIDKFEDETADDILPVGNIRKKASASLLEADKRYSGKATSRKALQEELWGDALSEEEPAEETLDEWYSGSEDAEDNGSLGSKTKEKLSSAGSDQEDDLEDDEESDPSAKVKTPRFSFQNITDFEKFTEGMDDVGSSEEEDEDNASMEEGSDEEEHEGENHSDIKDTEDNEDDGGVMTFSKGRETEEVEKGKAVKNQLALWDQLLEGRIKMQKALVTVNRLPQPDTFPIFRKEGGQEFDNAVENCCKAVEALLRVLVDLQDELLYQYPGTRHLVDGRQSKPESDDEIPSSSDEERVVEAQEKRRRPPKRKLTLEDYPDFIAKRYADFRTYRNSILQKWHEKTKLASGKMGKGFGAFERSILTQIDHIMMDKERLLRRTQTKRSVYKVLGKKEQESQPVPESLPENSEVVPQTDSNRHLKDIDEEIFDDDDFYHQLLREFIERKTSSLDPNDQVAMGRQWLAIQKLRSKIKKKVDRKASKGRKIRYHVHSKLVSFMAPIDHCTMNDDARTELYRSLFGKVTRPEEPEQN from the exons ctaCAGTTGCTAAAGTGATTGACAAATTTGAGGATGAAACTGCAGATGACATTTTACCTGTTGGTAATATACGGAAAAAAGCTTCAGCCTCTCTCTTAGAAGCTGATAAAAGGTACAGTGGAAAAGCTACGTCTCGCAAAGCCTTGCAAGAGGAGCTCTGGGGAGATGCTTTGTCTGAAGAAGAACCTG CTGAAGAAACATTAGATGAATGGTACAGTGGCAGTGAAGACGCAGAAGACAATGGCAGCTTGGGCAGTAAAACAAAGGAGAagctcagcagtgctggcagtgaCCAGGAGGATGACTTGGAAGATGATGAAGAGAGTGATCCATCTGCCAAGGTCAAGACACCCAGGTTCAGTTTCCAGAATATCACAGACTTCGAGAAATTTACAGAGGGGATGGATGATGTAGGAAGCAGtgaagaggaagatgaggacAATGCCAGCATGGAAGAAGGAAGCGATGAGGAGGAACATGAGGGTGAAAACCACAGCGATATAAAAGACACCGAGGACAACGAGGATGATGGGGGCGTGATGACGTTCTCAAAAGGACGAGAGACTGAAGaagtagaaaaaggaaaagcgGTGAAGAATCAGCTAG CTCTGTGGGATCAACTACTGGAAGGGAGAATCAAGATGCAGAAGGCGCTCGTAACAGTCAACCGTCTTCCGCAGCCAGATACTTTCCCAATCTTCAGGAAGGAAGGTGGACAGGAATTTGACAATGCTGTTGAGAACT GTTGTAAAGCTGTGGAGGCGTTGCTGAGAGTACTGGTGGACCTTCAGGATGAGCTGCTTTACCAGTACCCAGGCACGAGGCACCTGGTGGATGGAAGACAATCAAAACCTGAGAG CGATGATGAAATTCCCAGCAGTAGTGATGAAGAGCGAGTGGTGGAAGctcaggagaagaggaggcgCCCCCCAAAACGAAAGCTGACGCTGGAGGACTACCCGGACTTCATAGCCAAGCGGTATGCTGACTTCAGGACGTATCGGAACAGCATCCTGCAGAAGTGGCACGAGAAGACCAAGTTGGCATCTGGCAAAATGGGCAAG GGTTTCGGTGCCTTTGAGCGTTCAATCTTGACTCAGATTGATCATATTATGATGGACAAAGAGAGATTACTACGGCGGACACAGACCAAGCGATCAGTGTATAAAGTGCTGGGAAAGAAGGAACAGGAATCTCAGCCGGTCCCTGAATCTTTGCCTGAAAATTCG GAAGTCGTTCCTCAGACTGATTCCAACAGGCACCTGAAGGACATAGACGAGGAAATCTTTGATGATGACGACTTCTACCACCAG CTCCTTCGAGAATTTATAGAGCGTAAAACCAGTTCGCTGGACCCCAACGATCAAGTAGCGATGGGCAG GCAATGGCTGGCCATCCAGAAGTTACGgagcaaaataaagaagaaagtggACAGAAAAGCcagtaaaggaaggaaaatccG GTATCATGTCCACAGCAAGCTGGTGAGCTTCATGGCACCTATTGACCACTGCACAATGAATGATGATGCCAG
- the AATF gene encoding protein AATF isoform X3 — protein MAAPLAQQLEELLNPRPSLRDPEDDAEEATVAKVIDKFEDETADDILPVGNIRKKASASLLEADKRYSGKATSRKALQEELWGDALSEEEPAEETLDEWYSGSEDAEDNGSLGSKTKEKLSSAGSDQEDDLEDDEESDPSAKVKTPRFSFQNITDFEKFTEGMDDVGSSEEEDEDNASMEEGSDEEEHEGENHSDIKDTEDNEDDGGVMTFSKGRETEEVEKGKAVKNQLALWDQLLEGRIKMQKALVTVNRLPQPDTFPIFRKEGGQEFDNAVENCCKAVEALLRVLVDLQDELLYQYPGTRHLVDGRQSKPESDDEIPSSSDEERVVEAQEKRRRPPKRKLTLEDYPDFIAKRYADFRTYRNSILQKWHEKTKLASGKMGKGFGAFERSILTQIDHIMMDKERLLRRTQTKRSVYKVLGKKEQESQPVPESLPENSEVVPQTDSNRHLKDIDEEIFDDDDFYHQLLREFIERKTSSLDPNDQVAMGRQWLAIQKLRSKIKKKVDRKASKGRKIRYHVHSKLVSFMAPIDHCTMNDDAR, from the exons ctaCAGTTGCTAAAGTGATTGACAAATTTGAGGATGAAACTGCAGATGACATTTTACCTGTTGGTAATATACGGAAAAAAGCTTCAGCCTCTCTCTTAGAAGCTGATAAAAGGTACAGTGGAAAAGCTACGTCTCGCAAAGCCTTGCAAGAGGAGCTCTGGGGAGATGCTTTGTCTGAAGAAGAACCTG CTGAAGAAACATTAGATGAATGGTACAGTGGCAGTGAAGACGCAGAAGACAATGGCAGCTTGGGCAGTAAAACAAAGGAGAagctcagcagtgctggcagtgaCCAGGAGGATGACTTGGAAGATGATGAAGAGAGTGATCCATCTGCCAAGGTCAAGACACCCAGGTTCAGTTTCCAGAATATCACAGACTTCGAGAAATTTACAGAGGGGATGGATGATGTAGGAAGCAGtgaagaggaagatgaggacAATGCCAGCATGGAAGAAGGAAGCGATGAGGAGGAACATGAGGGTGAAAACCACAGCGATATAAAAGACACCGAGGACAACGAGGATGATGGGGGCGTGATGACGTTCTCAAAAGGACGAGAGACTGAAGaagtagaaaaaggaaaagcgGTGAAGAATCAGCTAG CTCTGTGGGATCAACTACTGGAAGGGAGAATCAAGATGCAGAAGGCGCTCGTAACAGTCAACCGTCTTCCGCAGCCAGATACTTTCCCAATCTTCAGGAAGGAAGGTGGACAGGAATTTGACAATGCTGTTGAGAACT GTTGTAAAGCTGTGGAGGCGTTGCTGAGAGTACTGGTGGACCTTCAGGATGAGCTGCTTTACCAGTACCCAGGCACGAGGCACCTGGTGGATGGAAGACAATCAAAACCTGAGAG CGATGATGAAATTCCCAGCAGTAGTGATGAAGAGCGAGTGGTGGAAGctcaggagaagaggaggcgCCCCCCAAAACGAAAGCTGACGCTGGAGGACTACCCGGACTTCATAGCCAAGCGGTATGCTGACTTCAGGACGTATCGGAACAGCATCCTGCAGAAGTGGCACGAGAAGACCAAGTTGGCATCTGGCAAAATGGGCAAG GGTTTCGGTGCCTTTGAGCGTTCAATCTTGACTCAGATTGATCATATTATGATGGACAAAGAGAGATTACTACGGCGGACACAGACCAAGCGATCAGTGTATAAAGTGCTGGGAAAGAAGGAACAGGAATCTCAGCCGGTCCCTGAATCTTTGCCTGAAAATTCG GAAGTCGTTCCTCAGACTGATTCCAACAGGCACCTGAAGGACATAGACGAGGAAATCTTTGATGATGACGACTTCTACCACCAG CTCCTTCGAGAATTTATAGAGCGTAAAACCAGTTCGCTGGACCCCAACGATCAAGTAGCGATGGGCAG GCAATGGCTGGCCATCCAGAAGTTACGgagcaaaataaagaagaaagtggACAGAAAAGCcagtaaaggaaggaaaatccG GTATCATGTCCACAGCAAGCTGGTGAGCTTCATGGCACCTATTGACCACTGCACAATGAATGATGATGCCAG GTAA